GGCCCTGGCCGACGCGGCCGAGCAGGCCGTCGCCGCTGTTACCGACTGAGGCACGTTCCATGGCGTCCCAGTCGCCTTCCCGACCGATCGGTCGGGGACGGCTGCCCCGCCCGGCCCGCGCTATGCTGCGCCCTGTGAGCCTCCTACCCGCCTTCCTGGACCTGCACGGTGCGCGCGCCGTCGTGGTGGGCGGCGGCCCCGTGGCGCTGCGCCGCGCTCGTACCCTGCTGGGCAGCGGCGCGCAGGTCCAGGTCATCGCCCCGGACCTGCACCCGGACCTCGCGGCCCTTCCGGTGCAGGCGCTGCGCCGCACCTACCGTCCGGGCGACCTGAGCGGCGCGGCGCTGGCCGTCGCCGCCACCAGCGTCCCGGACGTGAACGCGCAGGTCGTGAGCGACGCCCGCACCCTGGGCATTCCCGTCAACGACGCCAGCGACGCCCCGCGCGGCACCCTGCGCTTCGCCGCCACCGCCGAGCACGCCGGGATGCAGGTCGCCGTGAACACCGGCCGGGAACTGCCGATGCTCTCGCAGGCCCTCGCGGAGCGCGTGGTGGCCCTGCTGCCCACCCAGACGCAATTGAACGACTGGACCGGCCGCCGCGAGGCCGCCCTGACCCAGCCGGAACCGCAGCGGGCGTCGGCGCTCGCCGCGCTGCGCGAGGACATCCGCCGCGCCGTTGGGGTGCCCGCATGACCCTGGCCTGCCCCACCGCCCGCGCCTTCCTGGCCGTGACCGGCGCCCCCGCCCCCGGCACGCTCGACGTGGCGGTCGTCG
The DNA window shown above is from Deinococcus sp. LM3 and carries:
- a CDS encoding bifunctional precorrin-2 dehydrogenase/sirohydrochlorin ferrochelatase produces the protein MSLLPAFLDLHGARAVVVGGGPVALRRARTLLGSGAQVQVIAPDLHPDLAALPVQALRRTYRPGDLSGAALAVAATSVPDVNAQVVSDARTLGIPVNDASDAPRGTLRFAATAEHAGMQVAVNTGRELPMLSQALAERVVALLPTQTQLNDWTGRREAALTQPEPQRASALAALREDIRRAVGVPA